The proteins below come from a single Mustela erminea isolate mMusErm1 chromosome 14, mMusErm1.Pri, whole genome shotgun sequence genomic window:
- the LOC116573468 gene encoding LOW QUALITY PROTEIN: serine/threonine-protein kinase B-raf-like (The sequence of the model RefSeq protein was modified relative to this genomic sequence to represent the inferred CDS: inserted 1 base in 1 codon) yields MAALSGGGGGGGAEQGQALFNGDMEPEAGAGAAASSAADPAIPEEVWNXQMIKLTQEHIEALLDKFGGEHNPPSIYLEAYEEYTSKLDALQQREQQLLESLGNGTDFSVSSSASTDTVTSSSSSSLSVLPSSLSVFQNPTDVSRSNPKSPQKPIVRVFLPNKQRAVVPARCGVTVRDSLKKALMMRGLIPECCAVYRIQDGEKKPIGWDTDISWLTGEELHVEVLENVPLTTHNFVRKTFFTLAFCDFCRKLLFQGFRCQTCGYKFHQRCSTEVPLMCVNYDQLDLLFVSKFFEHHPIPQEEASIAETALTSGSSPSAPPSDSTGPQILTSPSPSKSIPIPQPFRPADEDHRNQFGQRDRSSSAPNVHINTIEPVNIDDLIRDQGFRNDGGSTTGLSATHPASLPGSLTNVKALQKSPGPQRERKSSSSSEDRNRMKTLGRRDSSDDWEIPDGQITVGQRIGSGSFGTVYKGKWHGDVAVKMLNVTAPTPQQLQAFKNEVGVLRKTRHVNILLFMGYSTKPQLAIVTQWCEGSSLYHHLHIIETKFEMIKLIDIARQTAQGMDYLHAKSIIHRDLKSNNIFLHEDLTVKIGDFGLATVKSRWSGSHQFEQLSGSILWMAPEVIRMQDKNPYSFQSDVYAFGIVLYELMTGQLPYSNINNRDQIIFMVGRGYLSPDLSKVRSNCPKAMKRLMAECLKKKRDERPLFPQILASIELLACSLPKIHRSASEPSLNRAGFQTEDFSLYACASPKTPIQAGGYGEFAAFK; encoded by the exons ATGGCGGCGctgagcggcggcggcggcggcggcggcgcggagcAGGGCCAGGCTCTGTTCAACGGGGATATGGAGCCCGAGGCCGGCGCCGGCGCCGCGGCCTCTTCGGCTGCGGACCCTGCCATTCCCGAGGAGGTGTGGA ATCAAATGATTAAGTTGACGCAGGAACATATAGAAGCCCTATTGGACAAATTTGGTGGGGAGCATAATCCACCATCAATATATCTGGAGGCCTATGAAGAATACACCAGCAAGCTAGATGCCCTCCAACAGCGAGAACAACAGTTATTGGAATCCCTGGGGAATGgaactgatttttctgtttctagctcTGCATCAACAGACACCGTtacatcttcttcttcctctagcCTTTCAGTGCTACCTTCAtctctttcagtttttcaaaatccCACAGATGTATCACGGAGCAATCCAAAGTCACCACAAAAACCTATTGTTAGAGTCTTCCTGCCCAATAAACAGAGGGCAGTGGTACCTGCAAGATGTGGAGTTACAGTCCGAGACAGTCTAAAGAAAGCTCTGATGATGAGAGGTCTAATCCCAGAGTGCTGTGCTGTTTACAGAATTCAGGATGGAGAGAAGAAACCGATTGGCTGGGACACTGATATTTCCTGGCTCACTGGAGAGGAACTACATGTAGAAGTGTTGGAAAATGTCCCGCTTACCACACACAACTTTGTACGGAAAACTTTTTTCACCTTAGCATTTTGTGACTTTTGTCGAAAGCTGCTTTTCCAGGGTTTTCGCTGTCAAACATGTGGTTATAAATTTCACCAGCGTTGTAGTACAGAGGTTCCACTGATGTGTGTTAATTATGACCAACTTGATTTGCTGTTTGTCTCCAAGTTCTTTGAACACCACCCAATACCACAGGAGGAGGCCTCCATAGCAGAGACTGCCCTTACATCTGGATCGtccccttctgctcccccctccGATTCTACTGGGCCCCAAATCCTCACCAGTCCGTCTCCTTCAAAATCCATTCCAATTCCACAGCCTTTCCGACCAGCAGATGAAGATCATCGAAATCAATTTGGGCAACGAGACCGGTCCTCATCAGCTCCAAATGTGCATATAAACACAATAGAACCTGTCAATATTGATGACTTGATTAGAGACCAAGGGTTTCGTAATGACGGAGGATCAACCACAGGTTTGTCTGCCACCCACCCTGCCTCATTGCCTGGCTCACTCACTAATGTGAAAGCATTACAGAAATCTCCAGGACCTCAGCGGGAAAGGAAATCATCTTCATCCTCAGAAGATAGGAATCGAATGAAAACACTTGGTAGACGGGATTCAAGTGATGATTGGGAGATTCCTGATGGGCAGATCACAGTGGGACAGAGAATTGGATCCGGGTCATTTGGGACAGTCTACAAGGGAAAGTGGCATGGTGATGTGGCAGTGAAAATGTTGAATGTGACAGCACCCACACCTCAGCAGTTACAGGCCTTCAAAAATGAAGTAGGAGTACTCAGGAAAACTCGACATGTGAATATCCTACTTTTCATGGGCTATTCAACAAAGCCCCAACTAGCTATTGTTACCCAATGGTGTGAGGGCTCCAGCTTATATCACCATCTCCACATCATCGAGACCAAATTTGAGATGATCAAGCTTATAGATATTGCACGGCAGACTGCACAGGGCATGGATTACTTACACGCCAAGTCAATCATCCACAGAGACCTCAAgagtaataatatttttcttcatgaagaCCTCACAGTAAAAATAGGTGATTTTGGTCTAGCCACAGTGAAATCTCGATGGAGTGGGTCCCATCAGTTTGAACAGTTGTCTGGATCCATTTTGTGGATGGCACCAGAAGTGATCCGAATGCAAGATAAAAACCCATATAGCTTTCAGTCAGATGTCTATGCATTTGGGATTGTTCTATATGAATTGATGACCGGACAGTTACCTTATTCAAACATCAACAACAGGGACCAGATAATTTTTATGGTTGGACGAGGATATCTTTCTCCAGATCTCAGTAAGGTACGGAGTAACTGTCCAAAAGCCATGAAGAGATTGATGGCAGAGtgcctaaaaaagaaaagagatgagagGCCACTCTTTCCCCAAATTCTCGCCTCTATTGAGCTGCTGGCCTGCTCATTGCCAAAAATTCACCGCAGTGCATCAGAACCCTCCTTGAATCGGGCTGGCTTCCAAACAGAGGATTTTAGTCTATATGCTTGTGCTTCTCCAAAAACACCCATCCAGGCAGGGGGATATGGAGAATTTGCTGCCTTCAAGTAG